The following are from one region of the Klebsiella aerogenes genome:
- a CDS encoding L,D-transpeptidase family protein → MINISRISTWLALLAVAATLTLPARANTWPLPSSGSRLVGQNQFHVVQDNGGSLESIAKQYNVGFLALLQANPGVDPYVPRAGSVLTIPLQTLLPDAPREGLVLNIAELRLYYYPPGQNTVTVYPIGIGQLGGDTLTPTMVTTVSDKRANPTWTPTANIRARYKAMGIDLPAVVPAGPNNPMGHHAIRLAAYGGVYLLHGTNADFGIGMRVSSGCIRLRDADIKALYNKITPGTKVNIINEPIKVSVEPNGVRLVEVHQPLSEHINDDPQTLPIVLNASMQTFKQAPQTNQQVMEYAMELRSGMPVDVSRHQAAGEQAM, encoded by the coding sequence ATGATAAATATCTCGCGTATTTCAACCTGGCTGGCGCTGTTAGCCGTCGCAGCGACGCTCACCCTCCCCGCCCGCGCCAATACCTGGCCGTTACCATCGTCCGGTAGCCGACTGGTCGGACAGAATCAGTTTCACGTGGTACAGGATAACGGCGGTTCGCTGGAATCGATCGCCAAGCAGTACAACGTCGGTTTTCTCGCGCTGCTGCAGGCAAACCCGGGCGTTGATCCCTATGTGCCGCGCGCTGGCAGCGTACTGACCATTCCGCTGCAGACGCTGCTGCCTGACGCCCCGCGCGAAGGTCTGGTACTCAACATCGCCGAGCTGCGTCTGTACTACTACCCACCAGGGCAGAATACCGTAACCGTCTACCCGATCGGTATCGGCCAACTCGGCGGCGACACCCTTACCCCGACGATGGTGACCACCGTATCGGATAAGCGCGCCAATCCGACCTGGACACCGACCGCCAATATTCGTGCGCGTTATAAAGCAATGGGTATCGATTTACCCGCAGTCGTACCTGCCGGGCCAAATAACCCGATGGGCCACCACGCGATTCGTCTCGCGGCTTACGGCGGCGTCTATCTGCTACACGGCACCAACGCTGATTTCGGTATTGGTATGCGCGTCAGCTCAGGCTGCATCCGTCTGCGCGATGCCGACATTAAGGCCCTGTACAACAAGATAACCCCAGGCACCAAAGTGAACATCATCAACGAACCAATTAAGGTATCGGTGGAGCCAAACGGCGTCCGTCTGGTGGAAGTTCACCAACCGCTGTCCGAGCATATCAATGACGATCCGCAGACGCTGCCTATCGTGCTGAATGCCAGTATGCAGACCTTTAAGCAGGCGCCGCAGACTAATCAGCAGGTGATGGAATATGCGATGGAGCTGCGCTCCGGAATGCCGGTCGATGTTAGCCGCCACCAGGCTGCCGGTGAGCAAGCGATGTAA
- the mfd gene encoding transcription-repair coupling factor, translated as MPQQYRYTLPVKAGDQRQLGELTGAACATLVAEMAERHHGPVVLVAPDMQNALRLNDEIGQFTDSMVIGLADWETLPYDSFSPHQDIISSRLATLYQLPTMQRGVLIVPVSTLMQRVCPHNYLHGHALVMKKGQSLSRDALRTQLDSAGYRHVDQVMEHGEYATRGALLDLFPMGSEQPYRLDFFDDEIDSLRLFDVDSQRTLEEVDAINLLPAHEFPTDQAAIELFRSQWRDRFDVKRDAEHIYQQVSKGTLPAGIEYWQPLFFNEPLPPLFSYFPASTLIVNTGDLEQSAERFQNETRARYENRGVDPMRPLLPPEQLWLRSDELFSELKKWPRIQLKTEHLAEKAANTNLGYQPLPDLAIQAQNKAPLDNLRRFLESFSGPVIFSVESEGRREALGEMLARIKIAPKHILRLQDATGNGRFLMIGAAEHGFIDNQANLALICESDLLGERVARRRQDSRRTINPDTLIRNLAELHTGQPVVHLEHGVGRYAGMTTLEAGGIKGEYLMLTYANDAKLYVPVSSLHLISRYAGGAEENAPLHKLGGDAWARARQKAAEKVRDVAAELLDIYAQRAAKEGFAFKHDREQYQLFCDGFPFETTPDQAQAINAVLSDMCQPLAMDRLVCGDVGFGKTEVAMRAAFLAVENHKQVAVLVPTTLLAQQHYDNFRDRFANWPVRIEMLSRFRSAKEQAQILEQAAEGKIDILIGTHKLLQNEVKLRDLGLLIVDEEHRFGVRHKERIKAMRADVDILTLTATPIPRTLNMAMSGMRDLSIIATPPARRLAVKTFVREYDALVVREAILREVLRGGQVYYLYNDVENIQKAADRLAELVPEARIAIGHGQMRERELERVMNDFHHQRFNVLVCTTIIETGIDIPTANTIIIERADHFGLAQLHQLRGRVGRSHHQAYAWLLTPHPKAMTTDAQKRLEAIASLEDLGAGFALATHDLEIRGAGELLGEGQSGQMETIGFSLYMELLENAVDALKEGREPSLEDLTSQQTEVELRMPALLPDDFIPDVNTRLSFYKRIASAKNEHDLDEIKVELIDRFGMLPDAARNLLDIARLRQQAQKLGIRKLECNEKGGVIEFNEKNNVNPVWLIGLLQKQPQHYRLDGPTRLKFMQELDERKTRMDWVRQFMRQLEDNATA; from the coding sequence ATGCCTCAACAATATCGCTACACCCTGCCGGTTAAAGCCGGCGATCAGCGCCAGCTTGGCGAACTCACCGGCGCGGCCTGTGCCACGCTGGTAGCCGAGATGGCTGAACGCCATCACGGCCCGGTGGTGCTGGTTGCGCCTGATATGCAGAACGCCCTGCGTCTGAACGATGAAATCGGGCAGTTTACCGACAGCATGGTGATCGGTCTGGCAGACTGGGAAACCCTGCCTTACGACAGTTTCTCGCCGCATCAGGACATTATCTCTTCGCGCCTTGCCACCTTATACCAGTTGCCGACCATGCAGCGCGGCGTGCTTATCGTTCCGGTGAGCACCCTGATGCAGCGGGTCTGCCCGCACAACTACCTGCACGGCCACGCTCTGGTGATGAAAAAGGGCCAGAGCCTGTCGCGCGATGCGCTACGCACACAGCTTGATAGTGCGGGCTACCGCCACGTCGATCAGGTAATGGAGCATGGCGAGTATGCCACTCGCGGCGCCTTGCTCGATCTCTTCCCGATGGGGAGCGAACAGCCGTATCGTCTCGATTTCTTTGATGATGAGATAGACAGCCTGCGGCTGTTCGATGTCGACAGCCAGCGCACCCTTGAAGAAGTCGACGCCATTAACCTGCTGCCGGCGCATGAATTCCCCACCGATCAGGCGGCTATCGAACTGTTCCGCAGCCAGTGGCGCGATCGCTTCGACGTCAAACGCGACGCCGAGCATATCTACCAGCAGGTCAGCAAAGGCACGCTACCTGCCGGTATCGAATACTGGCAGCCGCTGTTCTTCAATGAGCCGCTGCCGCCACTGTTTAGTTATTTCCCGGCCAGTACGCTGATTGTGAATACCGGCGATCTGGAACAAAGCGCCGAGCGTTTCCAGAATGAAACTCGCGCTCGCTATGAAAACCGCGGCGTCGACCCAATGCGCCCGCTGCTGCCGCCGGAACAACTATGGCTACGCAGCGACGAACTGTTCAGCGAGCTGAAAAAATGGCCGCGGATCCAGTTAAAAACCGAGCATCTGGCAGAGAAAGCCGCCAATACCAACCTCGGCTATCAACCCCTGCCCGACCTGGCGATTCAAGCGCAAAATAAAGCGCCGCTGGATAACCTGCGCCGCTTCCTGGAATCCTTCAGCGGTCCGGTGATTTTCTCCGTCGAGAGCGAAGGTCGCCGCGAGGCGTTGGGTGAAATGCTGGCGCGCATCAAAATCGCGCCGAAGCATATCCTGCGCCTGCAGGACGCGACGGGTAACGGCCGCTTCCTGATGATCGGCGCCGCTGAACACGGCTTTATTGATAATCAGGCCAACCTGGCGCTGATTTGCGAAAGCGATCTGCTGGGTGAACGCGTCGCCCGTCGTCGCCAGGATTCGCGCCGCACCATCAACCCCGATACCCTGATCCGCAACCTGGCGGAGTTACATACCGGTCAACCGGTGGTACACCTCGAACACGGCGTTGGCCGCTATGCGGGGATGACCACGCTCGAAGCTGGCGGCATCAAGGGAGAATACCTGATGCTGACCTACGCTAATGACGCCAAATTGTACGTACCGGTATCGTCGCTGCATCTGATTAGCCGCTACGCTGGCGGCGCGGAAGAAAATGCGCCACTGCACAAACTGGGTGGCGATGCCTGGGCGCGCGCGCGGCAAAAAGCGGCGGAGAAAGTTCGCGACGTCGCCGCCGAGTTGCTGGATATTTACGCTCAACGCGCGGCAAAAGAAGGCTTCGCTTTTAAGCATGACCGCGAACAGTACCAGCTGTTCTGCGATGGCTTCCCGTTTGAAACCACCCCGGATCAGGCGCAGGCGATCAACGCCGTGCTCAGCGACATGTGCCAACCACTGGCAATGGATCGTCTGGTGTGCGGTGACGTCGGCTTCGGTAAAACCGAAGTGGCGATGCGCGCCGCCTTCCTCGCCGTCGAAAACCACAAACAGGTCGCGGTGCTGGTGCCCACCACTCTGCTCGCCCAACAGCACTACGATAACTTCCGCGACCGTTTCGCCAACTGGCCGGTGCGCATCGAAATGCTCTCACGCTTCCGCAGCGCCAAAGAGCAGGCACAGATCCTCGAACAGGCGGCAGAAGGTAAAATCGATATTCTGATCGGCACCCATAAGCTCCTGCAAAACGAAGTCAAACTGCGCGATCTGGGGCTGTTAATCGTCGATGAAGAGCATCGCTTCGGAGTGCGTCATAAAGAGCGCATCAAGGCCATGCGCGCTGATGTCGATATCCTGACGCTAACCGCAACGCCAATTCCGCGCACGCTGAATATGGCGATGAGCGGGATGCGCGATCTGTCTATTATCGCTACCCCGCCGGCTCGCCGGCTGGCGGTAAAAACCTTTGTCCGCGAATACGATGCGCTGGTTGTACGCGAAGCGATCCTGCGTGAAGTCCTGCGCGGCGGCCAGGTTTACTATCTGTATAACGATGTCGAAAACATCCAGAAAGCGGCGGATCGTCTGGCGGAGCTGGTGCCGGAGGCGCGGATCGCCATCGGTCATGGCCAGATGCGCGAGCGCGAGCTGGAGCGGGTAATGAACGATTTCCACCACCAGCGTTTTAACGTCCTGGTCTGTACGACGATCATTGAAACCGGGATCGATATCCCGACCGCTAATACCATCATCATTGAGCGCGCCGACCACTTCGGCCTGGCCCAGCTGCACCAGCTGCGCGGCCGCGTCGGTCGTTCGCACCATCAGGCCTATGCCTGGCTGCTGACGCCGCACCCGAAAGCGATGACCACCGACGCGCAAAAACGACTGGAAGCCATTGCTTCTCTGGAAGACCTCGGTGCCGGTTTCGCTCTGGCAACTCACGATCTTGAGATCCGCGGAGCTGGCGAGCTGTTAGGCGAAGGCCAAAGCGGGCAGATGGAAACCATCGGCTTCTCGCTGTATATGGAGCTGCTGGAGAACGCCGTTGATGCCCTGAAAGAGGGACGCGAGCCATCGCTGGAGGATCTGACCAGCCAGCAAACAGAAGTGGAGCTGCGCATGCCAGCGCTGTTGCCGGATGACTTTATTCCTGACGTCAACACGCGCTTGTCGTTTTATAAGCGCATCGCCAGCGCCAAAAACGAACACGATCTCGACGAAATCAAAGTTGAGCTCATCGATCGTTTTGGCATGCTGCCGGATGCGGCGCGCAATCTGCTGGATATTGCGCGTTTGCGCCAGCAGGCGCAGAAGCTGGGGATCCGTAAGCTGGAATGCAACGAAAAAGGCGGCGTGATTGAGTTTAATGAGAAAAATAACGTTAATCCGGTCTGGCTTATCGGTCTGCTGCAGAAACAACCGCAACATTATCGGCTGGATGGGCCGACCCGGCTGAAATTCATGCAGGAGCTGGACGAACGTAAAACGCGGATGGACTGGGTTCGCCAGTTTATGCGCCAGTTGGAAGATAACGCGACCGCCTGA
- the nagK gene encoding N-acetylglucosamine kinase produces the protein MYYGFDIGGSKIALGVFDNARRLQWEKRVATPTESYEAFLQAIESLVREADQRFGVEGAVGIGIPGMPETADGNLYAANVPAASGKPLRVDLSTRLGREVRLDNDANCFALSEAWDDEFTQYPLVMGLILGTGVGGGVVLNGKSITGHSYITGEFGHIRLPVDALDVVGRDFPLTRCGCGQLGCIENYLSGRGFAWLYHHFYHQSLTSPEIVARWQQGDAQAQEHVERYLNLLAVCLGNILTIIDPDLLVLGGGLSNFTAITEGLAQRLPRHLLPVARVPRIERARHGDAGGMRGAAFLHLTH, from the coding sequence ATGTACTACGGATTTGACATTGGCGGCAGCAAGATAGCGCTGGGCGTGTTTGATAATGCGCGGCGATTGCAGTGGGAAAAACGCGTCGCCACCCCGACGGAAAGCTACGAGGCTTTCCTGCAGGCGATTGAGTCGCTGGTTCGCGAAGCCGACCAGCGTTTCGGCGTGGAAGGCGCGGTCGGTATTGGGATCCCGGGGATGCCGGAAACCGCGGACGGCAATCTGTACGCCGCCAACGTTCCCGCTGCCAGCGGCAAACCGCTGCGCGTTGATCTCAGCACGCGGCTGGGGCGCGAAGTGCGCCTCGACAACGATGCCAACTGCTTTGCGCTTTCTGAAGCCTGGGATGACGAATTCACCCAGTATCCGCTGGTGATGGGATTAATCCTCGGCACCGGCGTCGGCGGCGGGGTCGTACTCAATGGCAAATCGATAACCGGTCACAGCTATATCACCGGCGAATTCGGCCATATCCGTCTGCCGGTGGACGCGCTGGACGTGGTCGGGCGCGATTTTCCGCTCACCCGCTGCGGCTGCGGTCAACTCGGCTGCATTGAAAATTACCTTTCTGGCCGCGGATTCGCCTGGCTGTATCACCATTTTTACCATCAATCCTTAACCTCGCCGGAGATCGTTGCGCGATGGCAGCAGGGTGACGCGCAGGCGCAGGAGCACGTGGAACGTTATCTCAACCTGTTAGCCGTGTGTCTGGGTAATATTCTCACTATTATCGATCCGGATCTGCTGGTGTTAGGCGGAGGATTGTCTAATTTTACTGCTATAACCGAAGGGCTGGCGCAGCGCCTGCCGCGTCATTTGCTTCCGGTCGCCCGGGTGCCGCGCATTGAGCGCGCGCGCCACGGTGATGCTGGAGGCATGCGCGGTGCGGCCTTCCTTCATTTGACTCATTAA
- the lolE gene encoding lipoprotein-releasing ABC transporter permease subunit LolE: MASPLSLLIALRFSRGRRRGGMVSLISVISTIGIALGVAVLIVGLSAMNGFERELNNRILAVVPHGEIEPVNQPWNNWNDALAKVEKVKGIVAAAPYINFTGLVESGSNMRAIQVKGVDPQQESRLSSLPNFVQNNAWANFKAGEQQVILGKGVADALHVKQGDWVSIMIPNSDAEHQLLQPKRVRLHVTGILQLSGQLDHSFAMIPMPDAQQYLDMGSSVTGIAIKVTDVFHANTLVRDAGEVTNSYVYIKSWIGTYGYMYRDIQMIRAIMYLAMVLVIGVACFNIVSTLVMAVKDKSGDIAVLRTLGAKDGLIRAIFVWYGLLAGSVGSLIGVAIGVAAALKLTSIINGIEALIGHKFLSGDIYFIDFLPSELHWLDVVYVLVTALLLSLLASWYPARRASRIDPARVLSGQ; the protein is encoded by the coding sequence ATGGCCTCTCCGTTATCGTTACTGATTGCGCTGCGTTTTAGCCGCGGAAGACGCCGCGGCGGCATGGTATCGCTGATCTCCGTGATTTCCACGATTGGCATCGCGCTGGGGGTTGCCGTGTTGATCGTCGGCCTGAGCGCGATGAACGGCTTCGAGCGCGAGCTCAACAACCGCATTCTGGCGGTAGTGCCGCACGGTGAAATCGAGCCAGTCAATCAGCCGTGGAACAACTGGAACGACGCGCTGGCGAAAGTCGAGAAAGTGAAAGGTATCGTCGCCGCCGCGCCCTATATCAACTTTACCGGGCTGGTGGAGAGCGGCAGCAATATGCGCGCCATTCAGGTGAAGGGCGTCGATCCGCAGCAGGAGAGCCGCTTGAGTTCACTGCCGAATTTCGTGCAGAACAACGCCTGGGCCAATTTTAAGGCTGGCGAGCAGCAGGTGATCCTGGGCAAAGGGGTCGCCGATGCGTTGCACGTTAAGCAGGGAGACTGGGTGTCAATCATGATCCCGAACTCGGATGCTGAACATCAACTGCTGCAGCCCAAGCGCGTCAGGCTTCACGTGACCGGCATTCTGCAACTGAGCGGCCAGCTCGATCACAGCTTCGCGATGATCCCGATGCCGGATGCCCAGCAGTATCTGGACATGGGCAGCAGCGTCACCGGTATCGCCATTAAAGTCACCGACGTGTTCCACGCCAATACCCTGGTGCGCGACGCCGGGGAAGTAACCAACAGCTATGTCTATATCAAAAGCTGGATTGGCACCTATGGCTACATGTACCGTGATATTCAAATGATTCGCGCCATCATGTATCTCGCGATGGTACTGGTGATCGGTGTTGCCTGCTTTAACATTGTCTCGACGCTGGTGATGGCGGTGAAAGATAAAAGCGGCGATATTGCGGTACTGCGCACGCTTGGCGCGAAAGACGGCTTAATCCGCGCGATTTTCGTATGGTATGGTTTACTTGCCGGTTCGGTAGGGAGCCTGATCGGAGTGGCTATCGGCGTGGCGGCCGCGCTGAAGCTGACGTCGATTATCAACGGTATCGAAGCGCTGATCGGGCATAAATTCCTTTCCGGCGATATTTATTTTATTGACTTCCTGCCGTCTGAATTGCACTGGCTGGACGTCGTTTATGTGCTGGTGACAGCACTGTTGCTGAGTTTGCTGGCCAGCTGGTATCCCGCCCGCCGCGCCAGTCGTATCGACCCGGCGAGGGTGCTGAGTGGCCAGTAA
- the lolD gene encoding lipoprotein-releasing ABC transporter ATP-binding protein LolD → MNKILLQCDNLCKRYQEGNVQTDVLHDVSFSIQEGEMMAIVGSSGSGKSTLLHLLGGLDTPTSGDVIFSGQAMSALSAAARADLRNRELGFIYQFHHLLPDFTALENVAMPLLIGKKKATDIERQAKAMLQAVGLEHRSHHRPSELSGGERQRVAIARALVNKPRLVLADEPTGNLDARNADSIFELLGELNVAQRTAFLVVTHDLQLAKRMNRQLEMRDGRLTADLTLMGAE, encoded by the coding sequence ATGAATAAGATCCTGCTGCAATGCGACAACCTGTGCAAACGCTATCAGGAAGGCAACGTGCAAACCGACGTGCTGCACGATGTGAGCTTCAGCATTCAAGAGGGTGAGATGATGGCCATTGTCGGCTCTTCGGGGTCCGGCAAAAGTACGCTACTGCATCTGCTCGGCGGGCTGGATACTCCGACCTCCGGCGACGTTATCTTCTCCGGTCAGGCGATGAGCGCGCTCTCTGCCGCGGCCCGCGCCGATCTGCGTAATCGCGAACTCGGCTTTATCTATCAGTTCCACCATTTGCTGCCGGACTTCACCGCGCTGGAAAACGTGGCGATGCCGCTGCTGATCGGTAAGAAAAAAGCGACGGATATCGAACGCCAGGCCAAGGCGATGCTGCAGGCGGTGGGGCTGGAACACCGCAGCCATCACCGCCCGTCGGAGCTTTCCGGCGGTGAGCGCCAGCGCGTGGCGATTGCTCGCGCGCTGGTGAATAAACCGCGGCTGGTGCTGGCGGATGAGCCGACCGGTAACCTCGATGCTCGCAATGCCGACAGCATTTTTGAGCTGTTGGGCGAGCTGAACGTCGCCCAGCGTACCGCCTTCCTGGTGGTCACCCATGACCTGCAGTTGGCGAAACGGATGAACCGCCAGTTGGAGATGCGCGATGGCCGCCTGACGGCCGACCTGACCCTGATGGGGGCCGAGTAA
- the lolC gene encoding lipoprotein-releasing ABC transporter permease subunit LolC produces MYQPAALFIGLRYMRGRAADRFGRFVSWLSTIGITLGVMALVTVLSVMNGFERELQNNILGLMPQAILSAQQGSINPQQLPENAVKLQGVTRIAPLTTGDVVLQSARSVAVGVMLGIDPAQKDPLTPYLTNVKQSELQAGKYNVILGEQLAGQLGVNRGDQIRVMVPSASQFTPMGRVPSQRLFNVIGTFAANSEVDGYQMLTNIDDASRLMRYPLGNITGWRLWLSQPLQVDTLSQQKLPDGTKWQDWRERKGELFQAVRMEKNMMGLLLSLIVAVAAFNIITSLGMMVMEKQGEVAILQTQGLTPRQIMAVFMVQGASAGIVGALLGALLGVLLASQLNNLMPIIGAFLDGAALPVAIEPLQVIIIALVAMVLALLSTLYPSWRAAATQPAEALRYE; encoded by the coding sequence ATGTACCAACCTGCCGCACTATTTATCGGCCTTCGCTACATGCGCGGGCGCGCAGCCGACCGCTTCGGCCGTTTCGTCTCCTGGCTTTCGACCATCGGCATTACGCTTGGCGTGATGGCGCTGGTGACCGTCCTGTCCGTGATGAACGGCTTCGAACGCGAGCTGCAAAACAACATCCTGGGGCTGATGCCGCAGGCTATCCTTAGCGCCCAACAGGGGTCTATCAATCCGCAACAGCTGCCGGAAAACGCCGTCAAGCTACAGGGCGTGACGCGTATTGCGCCGCTGACCACCGGCGATGTGGTGTTGCAAAGCGCCCGCAGCGTCGCCGTCGGCGTGATGCTGGGTATCGATCCGGCGCAAAAAGATCCGCTGACGCCTTACCTGACGAACGTCAAACAGAGCGAGCTACAGGCGGGTAAATATAACGTCATTCTTGGCGAACAACTGGCGGGCCAGTTGGGGGTTAATCGCGGCGATCAAATTCGCGTGATGGTTCCTTCCGCCAGCCAGTTTACCCCGATGGGCCGCGTGCCGAGCCAGCGCCTGTTCAACGTCATCGGCACCTTTGCCGCCAACAGCGAAGTCGATGGTTATCAGATGCTGACCAACATCGATGATGCCTCCCGTCTGATGCGCTATCCGCTGGGCAATATCACCGGCTGGCGCTTGTGGCTGAGCCAGCCGCTGCAGGTTGACACGCTCAGTCAGCAGAAACTGCCGGACGGCACCAAATGGCAGGACTGGCGCGAGCGTAAAGGCGAGCTGTTCCAGGCCGTGCGGATGGAAAAAAATATGATGGGGCTGCTGCTGAGCCTGATTGTCGCCGTCGCTGCTTTCAACATCATTACGTCGTTAGGCATGATGGTGATGGAGAAGCAGGGCGAGGTGGCGATTCTGCAGACTCAGGGGCTGACGCCGCGGCAGATCATGGCGGTCTTTATGGTACAGGGCGCCAGCGCCGGGATTGTTGGCGCGCTACTCGGCGCGCTGCTTGGCGTGCTGCTGGCCAGCCAACTGAATAATTTGATGCCGATTATCGGCGCGTTTTTGGACGGCGCGGCTCTGCCGGTGGCGATTGAGCCGCTGCAGGTGATCATTATCGCTCTGGTGGCGATGGTGCTGGCCCTGCTGTCTACGTTGTATCCTTCCTGGCGCGCTGCCGCCACTCAACCCGCTGAGGCTTTACGTTATGAATAA
- the bhsA gene encoding multiple stress resistance protein BhsA has protein sequence MKNVQKLALVAVLSSLSFASFAAVEVQSTPAGQHKIGTVSASAGTNLGSLEDQLAQKADEMGATSYRITSVSGPNTLHGTAVIYK, from the coding sequence ATGAAAAACGTCCAAAAGCTGGCCCTTGTCGCCGTACTGAGCTCACTCTCATTCGCAAGTTTCGCCGCCGTTGAAGTGCAATCCACTCCAGCAGGTCAACATAAAATCGGTACCGTTTCCGCCTCTGCCGGCACCAACCTGGGTTCGCTTGAAGATCAGTTGGCGCAGAAAGCAGACGAAATGGGTGCGACCTCTTATCGCATTACTTCCGTCAGCGGTCCTAACACGCTGCACGGTACTGCGGTTATCTATAAGTAA